A window of the Paraburkholderia sp. ZP32-5 genome harbors these coding sequences:
- the tnpA gene encoding IS66-like element accessory protein TnpA produces the protein MKTKAVGRRPGSKNYSKAFRALVVAQSNDPARSIADVAQEHGLNANMIARWRRAREPAQSIPQARPAETFVPVHLPKAAPRTSSIVVECGAVRVRFDGPLDLNALRPILATLRSSSGLACHQARVSGWLPV, from the coding sequence ATGAAAACGAAGGCGGTAGGCCGACGACCTGGATCCAAGAACTACTCGAAGGCATTCCGGGCGTTGGTCGTAGCGCAATCAAACGATCCGGCCCGTTCCATCGCGGATGTAGCACAGGAGCACGGTTTGAACGCCAACATGATCGCGCGCTGGCGTCGTGCTCGTGAGCCGGCTCAATCGATTCCGCAAGCTCGGCCCGCCGAGACGTTCGTTCCTGTGCATTTGCCCAAAGCGGCGCCGCGGACGTCGAGCATCGTCGTCGAGTGTGGCGCCGTGCGAGTCCGCTTCGATGGACCACTTGACCTGAACGCGCTCCGGCCGATACTGGCAACGTTGCGGTCGTCGTCAGGATTGGCCTGCCATCAGGCACGCGTGTCTGGCTGGCTGCCGGTGTGA
- the selA gene encoding L-seryl-tRNA(Sec) selenium transferase, producing the protein MSDVSGSELRALMARVPSVEKIMASAQFATLVNDYGRTQVLNAVRDALDAWRVSAQSGDASVSALDNARLHATVETALHKRNESRLRSVFNLTGTVLHTNLGRALLPDEAVRAVMSALTQPANLEFDLATGKRGDRDDLIDDLICELTGAEAATVVNNNAAAVLLTLSALAAKKEVVVSRGELVEIGGAFRIPDIMSRAGAKLREVGTTNRTHLKDYDEAINARTALLMKVHASNYAINGFTKEVRIDEIAPLAHSRGLAVAVDLGSGTLVDLSQWGLPREPTVRETVEAGADVVTFSGDKLLGGPQAGLIVGRRDLIAKIKKHPLKRALRVGKLTLAALEPVLRLYRAPEQLAARLTTLRLLIRSADDIHGAAQRVQPALQLAIGTRYVVAVEPMFSQIGSGALPVDVLPSYGLVIRMADGKRGGRYLFALEKQLREMARPVLGRIADDALRLDLRCLEAADEAQLIAQLTPQAKDNSA; encoded by the coding sequence GTGAGCGATGTAAGCGGCTCGGAATTGCGTGCGCTGATGGCGCGTGTGCCGTCGGTGGAAAAGATCATGGCGTCGGCACAGTTCGCCACGCTCGTGAACGACTATGGCCGGACTCAGGTGCTGAACGCAGTGCGCGATGCGCTCGACGCCTGGCGAGTCAGCGCGCAATCGGGCGATGCGTCGGTCAGTGCGCTCGATAACGCGCGCTTGCACGCAACGGTCGAAACGGCGCTGCATAAGCGCAACGAGTCGCGCCTGCGCAGCGTTTTCAATCTGACCGGCACCGTACTGCATACGAACCTCGGCCGTGCATTGCTGCCCGACGAAGCGGTACGCGCCGTGATGAGCGCGCTGACACAGCCCGCGAACCTCGAGTTCGATCTCGCGACCGGCAAGCGCGGCGATCGCGACGATCTGATCGACGACCTGATTTGCGAGCTGACCGGTGCCGAAGCGGCAACCGTCGTCAACAACAATGCCGCGGCGGTGCTGCTCACGCTGTCCGCGTTGGCCGCGAAAAAAGAGGTTGTCGTGTCGCGCGGTGAACTCGTCGAGATCGGCGGCGCATTTCGGATTCCGGACATCATGAGCCGCGCGGGCGCGAAACTGCGCGAAGTCGGCACGACGAACCGCACGCATCTGAAGGATTACGACGAAGCGATCAATGCGCGCACCGCGCTGCTGATGAAGGTCCACGCGAGTAACTACGCGATCAACGGTTTCACGAAGGAAGTTCGCATCGACGAGATCGCGCCGCTTGCCCACTCGCGCGGACTCGCGGTCGCCGTCGATCTCGGCAGCGGCACGCTCGTCGATCTGAGCCAATGGGGCTTGCCGCGCGAGCCGACCGTGCGCGAGACCGTCGAGGCTGGCGCCGACGTCGTGACCTTTAGCGGCGACAAGCTGCTCGGCGGCCCGCAGGCGGGCCTGATCGTCGGACGGCGCGATCTGATCGCGAAGATCAAGAAGCATCCGTTGAAGCGCGCGCTGCGCGTCGGCAAGCTGACGCTCGCGGCGCTCGAACCTGTGTTGCGGTTGTATCGCGCACCGGAGCAGTTGGCCGCGCGGCTGACCACGCTGCGTCTGCTGATCCGTTCCGCCGACGACATTCATGGCGCCGCTCAGCGTGTACAACCCGCGCTCCAACTAGCGATCGGCACGCGTTACGTGGTCGCGGTGGAGCCGATGTTCAGCCAGATCGGCAGCGGCGCATTGCCGGTCGATGTATTGCCGAGCTACGGCCTTGTCATCCGGATGGCGGACGGCAAGCGCGGTGGTCGCTATCTGTTCGCGCTCGAAAAGCAGTTGCGCGAGATGGCGCGGCCAGTGCTCGGCCGGATCGCGGACGACGCGCTGCGCCTCGATCTGCGCTGCCTCGAAGCCGCCGACGAAGCGCAACTGATCGCGCAATTGACACCGCAAGCGAAGGACAACTCCGCATGA
- the fdxH gene encoding formate dehydrogenase subunit beta, with product MALQSLDIKRISATTVTAPQARAPATGEVAKLIDVSKCIGCKACQTACMEWNDLRDEIGHNVGVYDNPADLTEHSWTVMRFSEYENSAGDLEWLIRKDGCMHCEDPGCLKACPSPGAIVQYTNGIVDFHEENCIGCGFCIAGCPFDIPRMSRKDRRVYKCTLCSDRVAVGQEPACVKTCPTGAIMFGTKDDMKLQAEERIVDLKDRGFQNAGLYDPAGVGGTHVMYVLHHADRPSLYHGLPDSPRISPMVRLWKGIAKPIGLAIMGVAALAGFFHYTRVGPNEVTEADEAAAIREADEARRSREAS from the coding sequence ATGGCACTGCAATCACTGGACATCAAACGTATCTCGGCCACGACCGTGACCGCGCCGCAGGCGCGCGCGCCTGCCACCGGCGAGGTCGCCAAGCTGATCGACGTGTCGAAGTGCATCGGCTGCAAGGCGTGTCAGACGGCTTGCATGGAGTGGAACGACCTGCGCGACGAAATCGGCCACAACGTCGGTGTGTATGACAATCCAGCCGATCTGACCGAGCATTCGTGGACCGTCATGCGCTTCTCCGAGTACGAGAATTCCGCCGGCGATCTCGAATGGCTGATCCGCAAGGATGGCTGCATGCACTGCGAGGATCCGGGCTGTCTGAAGGCCTGTCCGTCGCCGGGTGCGATCGTGCAGTACACCAACGGCATCGTGGATTTTCACGAGGAAAACTGCATCGGCTGCGGCTTTTGCATCGCCGGCTGTCCGTTCGACATACCGCGCATGTCGAGGAAGGATCGGCGCGTGTACAAGTGCACGCTGTGTTCGGACCGCGTGGCGGTCGGTCAGGAGCCTGCCTGCGTGAAGACCTGCCCGACCGGCGCGATCATGTTCGGCACCAAGGACGACATGAAGCTGCAGGCCGAGGAGCGCATCGTCGATCTGAAAGACCGTGGCTTTCAGAACGCGGGTTTATACGACCCGGCCGGTGTCGGCGGCACGCATGTGATGTACGTGCTGCATCATGCCGACCGGCCCTCGCTGTATCACGGTCTACCGGACTCTCCGCGCATCAGTCCGATGGTCAGGCTGTGGAAGGGCATCGCCAAGCCGATCGGCCTGGCGATCATGGGAGTCGCCGCGCTCGCCGGCTTCTTCCACTACACGCGCGTCGGCCCGAACGAAGTAACCGAGGCCGACGAGGCCGCGGCCATTCGGGAAGCCGACGAAGCACGCCGTTCGCGGGAGGCATCATGA
- the selB gene encoding selenocysteine-specific translation elongation factor, with product MIVGTAGHIDHGKTSLVKALTGVDTDRLKEEKARGISIELGYAYVPLDNGDVLGLIDVPGHEKLVHTMTAGASGIDFALLVIAADDGVMPQTREHLAIVELLGIRRGAIALTKIDRVDTQRLREVHEEVAAFVADGVLRDAPIFDTCATRADDPGVAALNAHLREQAAAWQMKRDDGLFRLAVDRVFTLAGQGTIVTGTVVAGSVSVGATMLLAPKDQPVRVRGIHAQNRPAETGRAGQRCALNLAGIDKSAIDRGDWIVDPRLSQASERIDVGLTLLADAPHALEHWTPLHVHLGTQHQVAHVALLEGDTLGPGQQARVQLVFERPLCAVPGDRFVVRNAQATRTIGGGIVLDPFAPARKRRSPERLAWLDAIQTMLDTGTLDAMFARASHGLSRALLELLTGRLATSLTLPADTRVIDLPGHDALLVAGVAWQVLAERLTTTLAQYHERSPDELGPDVSRLRRIAAPLVDDALWRALVDDAVARGDIARRGPWLHLPGHSVTLDAADEALAATLLPQIEAGRFDPPWVRDLAKAHAVPEERVRQLLRKLARQGELFQVVHDLFYHPRAIRELASIAAAEAEKNAGTVGAAPFRDVTGLGRKRAIQLLEFFDRAGYTRFHRGLHLVRMDSRWLDLL from the coding sequence ATGATCGTCGGCACAGCCGGGCATATCGACCACGGTAAGACGAGCCTGGTGAAGGCCTTGACCGGCGTCGACACGGACCGGCTCAAGGAAGAAAAAGCGCGCGGCATTTCGATCGAACTCGGCTACGCATACGTGCCGCTCGACAACGGCGACGTACTCGGTCTGATCGACGTACCGGGCCACGAAAAACTCGTGCACACGATGACCGCGGGTGCGAGCGGCATCGACTTCGCGCTGCTCGTGATCGCCGCCGACGATGGCGTGATGCCGCAAACGCGCGAGCATCTGGCGATCGTCGAACTGCTCGGCATCCGGCGTGGCGCGATTGCGTTGACGAAGATCGATCGCGTCGATACGCAGCGTTTGCGCGAGGTACACGAGGAAGTCGCCGCGTTCGTCGCTGACGGTGTGCTGCGCGACGCGCCCATCTTCGACACCTGTGCGACGCGTGCCGACGATCCGGGCGTCGCCGCATTGAATGCGCATCTGCGCGAGCAGGCCGCGGCGTGGCAGATGAAACGCGACGACGGTCTGTTCCGCCTTGCCGTCGACCGCGTATTCACGCTCGCGGGGCAGGGCACGATCGTCACGGGGACGGTGGTCGCGGGCAGCGTCAGCGTCGGCGCTACGATGCTGCTCGCGCCGAAAGATCAGCCGGTGCGGGTGCGCGGTATCCATGCGCAGAACCGTCCCGCCGAAACGGGACGTGCCGGCCAACGCTGTGCGCTGAATCTGGCCGGCATCGATAAAAGCGCGATCGACCGCGGCGACTGGATCGTCGATCCACGTTTGTCGCAAGCGAGCGAGCGGATCGACGTGGGGTTGACGCTGCTCGCCGACGCACCTCACGCGCTGGAGCATTGGACGCCGCTGCACGTACATCTCGGCACGCAGCATCAGGTCGCACACGTTGCCTTACTCGAAGGGGACACGCTTGGGCCCGGTCAACAGGCGCGCGTGCAACTCGTGTTCGAACGGCCGTTGTGCGCGGTGCCGGGCGATCGCTTCGTCGTGCGCAATGCGCAGGCCACGCGCACGATCGGCGGCGGCATCGTGCTCGATCCGTTTGCGCCCGCGCGCAAGCGTCGCTCACCGGAGCGGCTCGCGTGGCTCGATGCGATTCAGACGATGCTCGATACAGGTACGCTCGACGCGATGTTCGCGCGCGCGTCACACGGCTTGTCGCGCGCGTTGCTGGAACTGCTGACGGGGCGGCTGGCGACGTCGCTGACGTTGCCGGCCGATACGCGCGTGATCGACTTGCCGGGCCATGACGCGCTGCTGGTTGCGGGTGTGGCCTGGCAGGTGCTTGCCGAACGGCTGACTACTACGCTCGCGCAATATCACGAGCGCTCGCCGGATGAACTCGGCCCTGATGTATCGCGTTTGCGGCGCATCGCGGCGCCACTCGTCGACGACGCGCTGTGGCGCGCATTAGTCGACGATGCGGTCGCGCGCGGCGACATTGCGAGGCGTGGCCCGTGGCTGCATCTGCCTGGCCACAGCGTGACGCTCGATGCCGCCGACGAGGCGCTCGCCGCGACGCTGTTGCCGCAGATCGAGGCGGGGCGTTTCGATCCGCCATGGGTGCGTGATCTCGCGAAAGCGCATGCGGTACCCGAGGAGCGCGTGCGTCAGTTGCTGCGCAAACTCGCGCGCCAGGGCGAGTTGTTCCAGGTCGTGCACGATCTCTTTTATCATCCGCGCGCAATTCGCGAACTGGCATCGATCGCAGCGGCGGAAGCGGAGAAAAACGCGGGTACGGTGGGGGCCGCGCCGTTTCGTGATGTCACGGGACTCGGCAGAAAACGCGCGATCCAGCTTTTGGAGTTCTTCGATCGCGCTGGCTATACTCGCTTTCACCGTGGCCTGCACCTCGTGCGCATGGATAGCCGTTGGCTCGATCTGCTTTGA
- the tnpB gene encoding IS66 family insertion sequence element accessory protein TnpB (TnpB, as the term is used for proteins encoded by IS66 family insertion elements, is considered an accessory protein, since TnpC, encoded by a neighboring gene, is a DDE family transposase.), which yields MRAGFNSLAVKVQTVLERDPFRGHVFVFRGKRGDLLKVPWWSGDGMCLLMKRLEKGRFVWPHADGGVICLSPAQLSMLLEGIDWRQPTGAARPTSAL from the coding sequence ATGCGGGCAGGATTCAACAGCCTCGCCGTCAAGGTGCAAACCGTGCTTGAACGGGATCCGTTCCGCGGGCACGTCTTCGTGTTTCGGGGCAAACGCGGTGACCTGCTCAAAGTGCCGTGGTGGAGCGGCGATGGCATGTGCCTGCTGATGAAGCGGCTCGAGAAGGGGCGTTTCGTATGGCCTCACGCCGACGGTGGCGTTATCTGCCTGAGCCCGGCGCAACTCTCGATGCTGCTGGAAGGCATCGACTGGCGGCAACCGACGGGAGCGGCACGACCGACCTCGGCGTTGTAG
- a CDS encoding transposase produces the protein MAIRADAQPVVGMVDATVDRSPQSNRSRRPNFSVGFKRQIVEAALKPGTSDALIAREHDINANLLFK, from the coding sequence ATGGCGATCAGAGCCGATGCGCAGCCGGTCGTCGGAATGGTGGACGCAACAGTGGACAGATCTCCTCAATCCAACCGGTCCAGGCGACCCAATTTTTCTGTCGGGTTCAAGCGCCAGATCGTCGAGGCGGCGCTCAAGCCGGGCACGTCGGACGCGCTCATCGCTCGCGAGCACGACATTAACGCCAATCTGCTGTTCAAATAG
- the fdhE gene encoding formate dehydrogenase accessory protein FdhE, with protein sequence MVQRILEAADIESLDPSAIPRIRVPDRLAVFAPRGARLRQLASLNNPIAGYLRLMAALADAQQAVIENFSAQPPSPESIASAQQYSMPLIPALSGTRDPAWRDVLLRLLDEVAAVAPLSPPLAALFTHLRSLDVDALEAQADAIFAQRFDEVDPASAPFIVAALQVVWTDLAAAIDKRAVPYLDTPGLCPICGSHPVASIVRVGGAYDNYRYLQCGLCATEWHMVRSKCSNCDSTKGIAYQVAGSPEADAATREAEAKNAVLKAESCDECHTYRKIGIQAKDFDFEPFADDLASLTLDLLMGDEGYRRASPHPWLWPEQTSGAAPADGDERI encoded by the coding sequence TTGGTCCAACGCATTCTCGAAGCCGCCGATATCGAATCGCTCGATCCCTCTGCGATCCCCCGCATCCGTGTGCCGGACCGGCTCGCGGTGTTCGCGCCGCGTGGCGCGCGTCTGCGCCAACTGGCATCGCTGAACAATCCGATTGCCGGCTATCTGCGGTTGATGGCCGCGCTCGCCGATGCGCAACAAGCGGTGATCGAGAACTTCAGCGCGCAGCCGCCGAGCCCCGAGTCGATCGCGAGCGCGCAGCAGTATTCGATGCCGCTGATTCCGGCGCTTTCCGGCACGCGCGACCCCGCATGGCGCGACGTGCTGCTGCGACTGCTCGACGAGGTTGCGGCCGTGGCGCCGCTGTCGCCGCCGCTCGCCGCGCTGTTCACGCACCTGCGTTCGCTCGATGTCGACGCACTCGAAGCGCAGGCCGATGCGATCTTCGCGCAGCGCTTCGACGAGGTCGACCCGGCGAGCGCGCCATTCATCGTGGCCGCGTTGCAAGTGGTCTGGACCGACCTCGCCGCTGCTATCGACAAACGCGCGGTGCCGTATCTCGACACGCCGGGCCTGTGCCCGATATGCGGCTCGCACCCGGTCGCGAGCATCGTGCGGGTGGGCGGCGCCTACGATAACTACCGCTATCTGCAATGCGGGCTGTGCGCGACCGAGTGGCATATGGTCCGCAGCAAATGCTCGAACTGCGATTCGACGAAGGGCATCGCGTATCAGGTGGCCGGCTCGCCGGAGGCCGACGCGGCCACGCGCGAAGCCGAGGCGAAAAATGCCGTGCTGAAGGCGGAGTCATGCGACGAATGCCATACTTACCGCAAGATCGGCATTCAGGCGAAAGACTTCGACTTCGAACCCTTCGCGGACGATCTCGCGAGCCTCACGCTCGATCTGCTGATGGGCGACGAAGGCTACCGACGTGCGTCGCCGCATCCGTGGCTGTGGCCCGAGCAGACGAGCGGCGCGGCGCCGGCGGACGGCGATGAGCGCATATAG
- a CDS encoding formate dehydrogenase subunit gamma has translation MNHTEHTDLVDVKGHRLIVRYTANERTNHWITAICFVLLALSGLAMFHPSMAFLYFVLGGGQWTRILHPFVGCVMFISFLILALRFWHHNYLDQADIQWMRQIDDVLNNREEKLPAIGRYNAGQKLLFFVMVICLVLLLLSGIVIWRRYFSLYFPIDVIRLSALVHAVTAFVLIVGIIVHIYAALWIKGSIGAMTRGTVTYGWARKHHPNWFREIIGK, from the coding sequence ATGAACCACACCGAGCATACCGATCTCGTCGACGTGAAGGGCCACCGGCTGATCGTGCGCTACACGGCGAACGAGCGCACGAATCACTGGATCACCGCGATCTGCTTCGTGCTGCTCGCGCTGTCCGGTCTCGCGATGTTTCATCCGTCGATGGCGTTTCTGTACTTCGTGCTCGGCGGCGGACAGTGGACGCGCATCCTGCATCCGTTTGTCGGCTGCGTGATGTTCATTTCGTTCCTGATACTCGCACTGCGTTTCTGGCATCACAACTATCTGGATCAGGCGGACATCCAGTGGATGCGGCAGATCGACGACGTGCTGAACAATCGCGAAGAAAAGCTCCCCGCGATCGGCCGGTACAACGCGGGCCAGAAGCTGCTGTTCTTCGTGATGGTGATCTGCCTCGTGCTGTTGCTGTTGAGCGGCATCGTGATCTGGCGGCGCTATTTCTCGCTCTACTTTCCGATCGACGTGATCCGGCTCTCGGCGCTCGTGCATGCGGTAACGGCGTTCGTGCTGATCGTCGGCATCATCGTGCATATCTATGCGGCGCTGTGGATCAAAGGCTCGATCGGCGCGATGACGCGCGGCACGGTCACGTATGGGTGGGCACGCAAGCATCATCCGAACTGGTTCAGGGAAATCATCGGCAAATAG
- a CDS encoding DUF2471 domain-containing protein, whose product MVNDFALDMDIQDINPAGLERSLRSASLDLQQIIATVAGRHLGNGRRSYSNGAQVPTWRTLLTIDEQVFENRGFRARHNETVRSTFVRFEDSRLSGIDLDEPVDWRRDDDDLPVVYLLVRALVQADATNVATQD is encoded by the coding sequence ATGGTTAATGATTTCGCGCTTGATATGGATATCCAGGACATCAATCCTGCCGGCCTCGAACGCTCACTTCGCAGCGCGTCGCTCGACCTCCAGCAGATCATTGCCACGGTCGCGGGTCGTCACCTTGGCAATGGTCGCCGCAGTTACTCAAATGGCGCGCAAGTGCCAACCTGGCGCACGCTGCTTACAATCGACGAACAGGTCTTTGAAAATCGGGGCTTCCGGGCAAGGCACAACGAGACAGTACGCTCGACGTTTGTCCGGTTTGAGGACAGTCGCTTGTCCGGGATCGATCTCGACGAACCCGTCGACTGGCGACGTGACGACGACGATTTACCAGTCGTGTACCTGCTCGTGCGCGCACTGGTACAGGCCGACGCTACCAACGTGGCCACCCAGGACTGA
- a CDS encoding GNAT family N-acetyltransferase encodes MDQGGDFIVRTMSAGEVAMSVEWAAAEGWNPGRHDSYSFRQADPAGFFVGVWRGEPVACLAAIAYDERFGFIGLYIVKPGFRGKGFGMRIWQHGMHYLGDRNVGLDGVVAQQTNYRKSGFRLAHRNIRYQGRVDGIGCAHVAAAADVPFEQLLAYDRQCFPAARERFVSVWIAQPDAVALAVVDAGRVAGYGVVRRCKTGCKIGPLFADDADVATGLFRALAASMPGEVIVLDVPETNPAAVALAERHGMTSIFETARMYTKDAPAIAIDRVFGVTSFELG; translated from the coding sequence ATGGATCAAGGCGGAGACTTTATCGTGCGCACCATGTCGGCCGGCGAGGTGGCCATGTCGGTCGAGTGGGCGGCGGCAGAAGGGTGGAACCCCGGCCGGCATGACTCTTACAGTTTCAGGCAAGCAGATCCGGCTGGTTTCTTCGTCGGCGTTTGGCGCGGCGAGCCGGTCGCGTGCCTCGCCGCCATCGCCTACGATGAACGCTTTGGCTTCATCGGTCTCTACATCGTGAAACCCGGGTTTCGTGGCAAAGGCTTCGGTATGCGAATCTGGCAGCACGGCATGCATTATCTTGGAGACCGCAACGTCGGTCTCGACGGTGTCGTCGCCCAGCAGACGAACTACAGGAAGTCCGGGTTCCGCCTCGCACACCGTAACATCCGCTATCAGGGGCGCGTAGACGGTATCGGATGCGCACATGTAGCGGCAGCGGCTGACGTGCCGTTCGAACAGTTGCTTGCCTACGATCGCCAGTGTTTTCCCGCGGCGCGCGAGCGCTTCGTTTCTGTCTGGATTGCGCAGCCGGATGCCGTTGCGCTCGCTGTCGTCGACGCTGGCCGGGTCGCCGGATACGGTGTCGTGCGCCGCTGCAAGACCGGTTGCAAGATCGGCCCGCTCTTCGCCGATGATGCAGACGTCGCCACTGGGCTGTTTCGCGCGCTGGCGGCGAGCATGCCCGGTGAGGTCATCGTGCTCGACGTGCCAGAAACGAATCCTGCGGCTGTCGCGCTGGCGGAACGACACGGCATGACGAGCATATTCGAAACCGCACGGATGTATACGAAAGACGCGCCCGCAATTGCGATCGATCGCGTGTTCGGGGTGACGTCGTTTGAACTGGGGTGA
- a CDS encoding helix-turn-helix domain-containing protein encodes MRASSSVSVVNWSTSEVPPGQRYDFYAHALASAMFPMHVGTPTREPFEVNMVAACLGGVTVIRQVGTPHLCYADKANIACRPQRTFHLLVNAKSAWTMDHMGRHRLAPGEILLSDSSIPFELNIGADFDFVNVSLSEAWLRQWLPAPAVLVGRKFECHTGWAYALSAFLQGLAPARFVNYPLPMSFVSDQIGALLTLIAQDYSSPPAKSLKDDDALFRRLRDCMYHESNRPQLSASEVAAELGVSLRSLHRCFARFNTTFGETLMRMRCIHAMRMLESPIFQRLTIAEIGRRAGFTDASHFARTLHARVGRTPSQIRRERDKTYTSIEPS; translated from the coding sequence ATGCGCGCCTCATCGTCGGTTTCGGTCGTCAACTGGTCGACCAGCGAGGTTCCCCCAGGCCAGCGCTACGACTTTTATGCGCATGCCCTTGCCTCGGCGATGTTCCCCATGCATGTCGGCACACCGACACGGGAGCCGTTCGAAGTGAATATGGTTGCGGCATGCCTCGGCGGAGTCACGGTAATTCGACAGGTGGGCACACCCCATCTCTGTTACGCAGACAAGGCCAACATAGCCTGTCGGCCGCAGCGTACGTTTCATCTTCTTGTTAATGCGAAATCCGCGTGGACGATGGACCACATGGGCCGCCATCGGCTCGCTCCGGGAGAGATACTGCTCTCGGATTCGTCGATACCGTTCGAACTGAACATCGGTGCCGATTTTGATTTCGTCAACGTGAGTCTGAGTGAAGCATGGCTTAGACAGTGGCTACCTGCACCCGCTGTGCTTGTAGGCCGCAAGTTTGAATGCCATACGGGGTGGGCCTATGCGCTGTCCGCTTTCCTGCAAGGTCTGGCACCGGCGCGATTCGTGAACTACCCGCTACCGATGTCGTTCGTGAGTGACCAGATCGGCGCGCTTTTGACATTGATCGCGCAAGATTACAGCTCCCCTCCTGCGAAATCACTGAAGGATGACGATGCACTTTTTCGGCGCCTTCGCGACTGCATGTACCACGAGTCCAATCGACCACAATTGTCCGCTTCCGAGGTTGCGGCCGAACTGGGCGTATCACTGCGCAGCCTGCATCGTTGTTTTGCCCGCTTCAATACAACGTTCGGTGAAACGTTGATGCGCATGCGCTGCATACATGCCATGCGGATGCTCGAATCACCGATTTTTCAGCGTCTAACCATTGCCGAGATCGGCCGGCGCGCTGGCTTTACGGACGCCTCGCATTTCGCCCGCACGCTGCATGCCCGCGTGGGGAGGACACCATCACAAATTCGTCGTGAGCGCGACAAAACATACACTTCAATCGAGCCGTCGTAG